From Oceanipulchritudo coccoides, the proteins below share one genomic window:
- a CDS encoding arylsulfatase translates to MKQILTSFTAACFVQVFSLPAFLYAVEQSTPYLPQPIGLEEKAGDCGSNAPNILIILADDMGWSDLGCYGGEIQTPNLDRLADNGIRFRQFRNTAKCMTTRASLLTGLYPQQTDMMLPKKIRNAVTLGEVLKARGYRTLWVGKHHGTENPVDRGFDRYFGLRDGACNHFNPGLQRDGEAVPARKRDDRVWCIDDKELVPYTPPNKDFYTTDAFTDTALDYLDTYRDERKPFFLYVAYTAPHDPLMAWPEDIKTYDGVYDEGFEVIRNARYKKQLDLGLIDGRYPLTEPTYSQWQNLSLDERKTEALRMQVYAAMVDRMDQNIGRILAKLDSLNELENTLILFASDNGASAEVVHAGDNIPGNGEMGSMSRWTSQEHNWANVSNTPFRFFKNYSHEGGINTPLIAHWPAGISNPGRFDDFAGHFIDIMPTLLEISGAIYPAEFNGEKVLPYEGTSIVPVFKESAVDRATPIFWQWDAGKAVINGRWKLVCWNNDPGLPEKWELYDLEYDRTESRDLAEEHPGVVKQLGSLYQHWLWRVAK, encoded by the coding sequence ATGAAACAAATCCTTACCTCATTCACAGCAGCTTGTTTCGTTCAAGTTTTCTCACTTCCCGCCTTCTTGTATGCCGTCGAGCAATCCACGCCTTATCTTCCACAACCGATTGGCCTTGAAGAAAAAGCCGGTGACTGTGGGAGTAACGCTCCCAACATACTGATCATTTTAGCCGATGACATGGGATGGTCCGATCTTGGCTGCTATGGCGGGGAGATTCAGACACCGAATCTGGACCGCCTTGCGGACAATGGAATCCGTTTCCGCCAATTCCGAAACACAGCCAAGTGCATGACAACGCGGGCTTCCCTCCTGACCGGTTTGTACCCGCAGCAAACCGACATGATGCTTCCGAAAAAAATCAGGAATGCAGTTACTTTGGGTGAGGTTTTGAAAGCCAGAGGCTACCGCACCCTATGGGTTGGCAAACATCATGGAACCGAAAACCCTGTTGATCGTGGATTTGACCGATACTTTGGCCTTCGCGACGGCGCCTGTAACCATTTTAATCCCGGTCTCCAGCGCGATGGAGAAGCAGTGCCCGCGAGGAAAAGAGATGACCGGGTCTGGTGCATTGATGATAAGGAACTGGTACCGTATACACCACCGAATAAGGACTTCTATACAACCGACGCATTCACCGACACAGCCCTTGACTATCTGGACACGTATCGGGACGAACGGAAACCCTTCTTTCTCTACGTGGCTTACACAGCCCCCCACGATCCGTTGATGGCATGGCCGGAGGACATAAAAACCTACGACGGTGTATATGATGAAGGGTTTGAGGTAATACGAAACGCACGCTACAAAAAACAACTGGACTTGGGCCTTATCGACGGGCGATACCCCTTGACTGAACCCACATACAGTCAATGGCAAAATCTTTCCTTAGATGAAAGGAAGACAGAGGCCCTGCGCATGCAAGTATATGCCGCGATGGTTGATCGTATGGATCAGAATATCGGTAGGATTCTGGCCAAGTTGGATAGCCTGAATGAGTTGGAAAACACATTGATTCTTTTCGCCTCCGATAACGGAGCCTCAGCCGAGGTGGTCCATGCCGGAGACAATATTCCAGGTAACGGCGAAATGGGAAGCATGTCACGCTGGACGTCACAGGAGCACAACTGGGCCAACGTCAGCAACACCCCTTTTCGCTTTTTCAAAAATTACAGTCACGAAGGAGGTATTAACACCCCCTTGATTGCCCATTGGCCCGCGGGGATCAGCAATCCTGGTCGGTTTGATGACTTCGCAGGTCACTTCATCGATATCATGCCTACACTGCTTGAGATTAGTGGAGCCATTTATCCGGCTGAATTTAACGGGGAGAAGGTTTTACCTTATGAAGGTACCAGCATCGTGCCCGTCTTCAAGGAATCTGCTGTCGACCGCGCAACTCCGATATTCTGGCAATGGGATGCAGGAAAAGCTGTTATCAATGGTCGATGGAAGCTGGTTTGTTGGAATAATGACCCCGGATTGCCTGAGAAATGGGAGTTGTACGACCTGGAATACGATCGAACTGAATCCAGGGATTTGGCTGAAGAACATCCCGGAGTCGTAAAGCAACTCGGCTCATTATACCAACATTGGCTTTGGCGGGTCGCCAAATAG